A section of the Amycolatopsis sp. AA4 genome encodes:
- a CDS encoding ROK family transcriptional regulator: MSSPPVARPDEVRRHNRTTLLRLLHVGGPSTRAALATELGLNRSTIKTLVDGLAEAGVVEEKVPRPGRGAGRPSLLVLPQPHAAVVLAVDLQVEHVAIALVGLGGQILGRNSWNLHARTRTADEVITHVIESTRVLASDLGVEPVAAGVSVPGVVRRADGLVHEAPNLRWTDVALGDRLSAVLRIPVLVANDAELGAVAEHLRGAARGSSDSVYVSADVGVGGGVISQGSSLRGGAGYVGEIGHMAIRPGGRACYCGSRGCWETEIGEAALCRALGLPEDTPRGVILVELRELGLDAAAAASRLAEYAEWLTLGLVNVVNLLGPELVVLGDLLTVLPESVMRAVAEEVRGRSLVSRAVGGTRIVSSALGADVKLLGAAEVAFEVVLDMV; the protein is encoded by the coding sequence GTGAGCAGCCCGCCCGTCGCCCGCCCGGACGAGGTGCGCCGGCACAACCGCACGACTCTGCTGCGCCTGCTGCACGTCGGCGGGCCGAGCACGCGGGCTGCGCTGGCCACCGAACTGGGGCTCAACCGGAGCACCATCAAAACCCTCGTCGACGGCCTCGCCGAAGCCGGCGTGGTCGAGGAGAAAGTGCCGAGGCCGGGGCGAGGGGCGGGCCGCCCCTCGCTCCTGGTCCTGCCGCAGCCGCACGCCGCGGTCGTGCTCGCGGTCGACTTGCAGGTCGAGCACGTGGCGATCGCGCTGGTCGGGCTCGGCGGGCAGATCCTCGGGCGCAACAGCTGGAACCTGCACGCCCGGACGCGGACCGCGGACGAGGTCATCACCCACGTCATCGAGTCGACGCGGGTGCTGGCCAGCGACCTCGGCGTGGAGCCGGTGGCGGCCGGGGTCTCGGTGCCCGGGGTGGTGCGGCGGGCGGACGGCCTGGTGCACGAGGCCCCCAACCTGCGGTGGACCGATGTGGCACTCGGGGACCGGCTTTCGGCGGTTTTGCGGATCCCCGTGCTGGTGGCCAACGACGCCGAACTGGGCGCGGTCGCCGAGCATTTGCGCGGGGCGGCCCGGGGTTCTTCGGATTCGGTGTACGTGTCCGCGGATGTCGGGGTCGGCGGTGGGGTGATTTCGCAGGGGTCTTCGCTGCGCGGAGGAGCCGGGTACGTCGGCGAGATCGGGCACATGGCGATCCGGCCGGGCGGGCGGGCTTGCTACTGCGGGAGCCGCGGGTGCTGGGAGACCGAGATCGGCGAGGCGGCGTTGTGCCGGGCGCTGGGATTGCCGGAGGACACGCCTCGCGGGGTGATTCTGGTTGAGCTGCGGGAGTTGGGGTTGGATGCCGCCGCGGCTGCCTCGCGGTTGGCGGAGTATGCGGAGTGGCTCACGTTGGGGCTGGTCAACGTGGTTAATCTGCTGGGGCCGGAGTTGGTGGTGCTGGGGGATTTGCTGACGGTGTTGCCGGAGTCGGTGATGCGGGCGGTTGCCGAGGAGGTCCGGGGGAGGAGTTTGGTTTCTCGGGCGGTTGGGGGGACTCGGATCGTCAGTTCGGCGTTGGGGGCGGATGTGAAGCTGCTGGGGGCGGCTGAGGTGGCGTTTGAGGTGGTTTTGGACATGGTGTGA
- a CDS encoding glutamine synthetase family protein: MTKAASAAAKDLAAAGVSGVHLAWADNNGIPRSRVVPIGGLADAAVRGVGATSLFAVFDSHDAITYAHSGLGTPSGDIRLVPVVERLRRLAGQPALAWAPVRQLAADGSPWPYCQRSVLERQVAEAARRGLEFRAGYELEFSVAPAGSEDIVSAPGHRGPAYSPHALIALDEFIAALLHDFAANGLQIGQLHAEYGVAQLELSLAATDPVSAADDQLLARQTIHAAAHAHGLVASFAPMIGLGAAGNGWHLHTSIRRKGRNLLAGDGVPEGDGAAYLGGLLRDLPALTAITAPSVPSTMRLRPGFFAGAYAFWGVENREAPLRYVPGTALLGTEHANVELKTSDASANPYLALAVVLAAGLAGIEDSAVLPDPIAEDPGGWSEGERNTAGVLPLPASPSEQDTALLANPRVSGALGDELLGAFRAVRASDAAWAAERAPEEIVAAHLWRY; encoded by the coding sequence ATGACCAAGGCGGCGTCGGCGGCGGCGAAGGACCTGGCCGCGGCGGGGGTCAGCGGCGTCCACCTGGCCTGGGCGGACAACAACGGCATCCCGCGCTCGCGCGTGGTCCCGATCGGCGGGCTGGCCGACGCGGCGGTCCGCGGCGTGGGCGCGACCTCGCTGTTCGCGGTCTTCGACAGCCACGACGCCATCACCTACGCGCATTCCGGCCTCGGCACGCCGTCCGGCGACATCCGGCTCGTGCCGGTCGTGGAACGGCTTCGCCGGCTCGCCGGGCAGCCCGCGCTCGCCTGGGCGCCGGTGCGGCAGCTCGCCGCGGACGGGTCGCCCTGGCCGTATTGCCAACGGTCCGTTTTGGAGCGGCAGGTCGCCGAGGCAGCGCGGCGCGGCCTCGAATTCCGGGCTGGGTATGAGCTTGAGTTCTCCGTCGCGCCGGCAGGCAGCGAGGACATCGTGTCCGCGCCCGGACATCGCGGTCCGGCGTACAGCCCGCACGCGCTGATCGCCTTGGACGAGTTCATTGCCGCGCTGCTGCACGATTTCGCCGCGAACGGCCTGCAGATCGGCCAGTTGCACGCGGAATACGGCGTGGCACAGCTGGAATTGTCGCTCGCCGCCACGGATCCGGTGTCCGCGGCGGACGATCAGCTTTTGGCGCGACAGACCATCCACGCCGCCGCGCACGCACACGGACTCGTGGCGAGTTTCGCACCGATGATCGGCCTCGGGGCCGCCGGGAACGGCTGGCATTTGCACACTTCGATCCGCCGCAAGGGCCGCAACCTTCTCGCTGGCGACGGCGTACCGGAAGGCGACGGCGCGGCCTACCTCGGCGGGTTGCTGCGGGATTTGCCCGCGCTGACGGCGATCACGGCCCCGAGCGTGCCGTCGACGATGCGGTTGCGGCCGGGGTTTTTCGCTGGTGCGTATGCGTTTTGGGGCGTCGAGAACCGCGAAGCGCCGCTGCGGTACGTCCCGGGCACGGCGTTGCTCGGGACGGAGCACGCGAATGTCGAGCTGAAGACGTCGGACGCGTCGGCCAACCCGTATCTCGCGCTGGCGGTCGTACTCGCTGCCGGGCTGGCCGGGATCGAGGATTCGGCGGTCCTGCCGGACCCGATCGCGGAGGACCCGGGCGGCTGGAGCGAAGGGGAGCGGAACACTGCGGGGGTACTTCCGCTGCCGGCGAGTCCGTCCGAACAGGACACTGCGCTGCTGGCGAATCCGCGCGTGTCCGGGGCGCTGGGGGACGAGCTGCTCGGCGCGTTCCGCGCGGTGCGCGCCTCGGACGCGGCGTGGGCCGCCGAGCGGGCGCCTGAGGAGATCGTGGCGGCGCATCTGTGGCGGTACTGA
- a CDS encoding NAD(P)-dependent oxidoreductase: MPTMSKIVIFGAGGRAGRQAVAEARRRGHDVTAVVRDPARYPDLAEVVAGDVTDAADVAALVAGQDAVVNAAAVYGEGTDPHAFFTDAAHALVTGLSQARLVAVGLSALLPAADGTSVLDSIPAEFRPFCQAHAAGLEVLRTEGAGLDWVYVSPVGDFDHGGERTGRYEIGEHGDLSVKISYADFAVALLDEIENPRHLRVHLAVA, translated from the coding sequence ATTCCCACGATGAGCAAGATCGTCATTTTCGGGGCGGGCGGCCGGGCCGGACGGCAGGCGGTCGCGGAGGCACGGCGGCGCGGGCACGACGTCACCGCGGTGGTTCGCGATCCCGCGCGCTATCCCGACCTGGCAGAGGTCGTCGCCGGCGATGTCACCGACGCGGCCGACGTCGCCGCCCTCGTCGCCGGGCAGGACGCGGTCGTCAACGCGGCCGCGGTCTACGGCGAGGGCACCGACCCGCACGCGTTCTTCACCGACGCCGCACACGCTCTCGTCACCGGTTTGTCACAGGCCAGGCTCGTCGCGGTCGGGCTGTCCGCGCTGCTGCCCGCCGCCGACGGGACCTCGGTGCTGGACTCGATACCCGCCGAGTTCCGCCCGTTCTGCCAGGCCCACGCGGCGGGGCTCGAAGTGCTGCGCACTGAGGGCGCCGGACTGGACTGGGTGTACGTCAGCCCGGTCGGCGATTTCGACCACGGCGGCGAGCGCACCGGCCGCTACGAAATCGGCGAGCACGGCGACCTCTCGGTCAAGATCTCGTACGCCGACTTCGCCGTGGCGCTGCTCGACGAGATCGAGAACCCGCGGCACCTCCGCGTCCACCTCGCGGTGGCCTGA
- a CDS encoding helix-turn-helix domain-containing protein: MTVRQPLPPDLFEELCPSSLVPVRFGDKWSALVLRCLEDGPRRFSELRVPLHRVTPKVLTQTLRGLERSGLVSRTAHEDPALGVEYALTPLGRSLLEPMQVVYGWVAEHWEELLEAQERYD, encoded by the coding sequence ATGACCGTGCGGCAGCCGTTGCCTCCGGATCTGTTCGAGGAGCTGTGCCCGTCCTCGCTGGTGCCGGTCCGGTTCGGAGACAAGTGGTCCGCCTTGGTGCTCCGCTGTCTGGAGGACGGCCCGCGCCGGTTCTCCGAACTGCGGGTGCCGCTGCACCGCGTCACACCGAAGGTGCTGACCCAGACCTTGCGCGGCCTCGAACGTTCCGGCCTGGTGTCTCGGACGGCGCACGAGGATCCCGCGTTGGGGGTGGAGTACGCGCTGACGCCGCTGGGCCGCAGCTTGCTGGAGCCGATGCAGGTGGTCTACGGCTGGGTCGCGGAGCATTGGGAAGAGCTGCTGGAGGCGCAGGAGCGCTACGACTAG
- a CDS encoding DMT family transporter has protein sequence MYAGAAIAVDLFGHATPAGVAWLRCLGAAVVLLLWRRPPKAAWQGKRLLLAGAFGVVTAGMNVVFYEAIARLPLGTVVALEFAGPVVVAAIGSRTRRDLIALVLVAVGVVAIADVRIAGSPLGVVFALAAAAAWAGYIVLGKRVAIGGDGLDSLAVGFVVATVVLSPLALGTGEVWGSPRMLLLGIGVGVLSTVVPYALDQVVLRRLGQARFAVLLALLPVTAGVVGFVVLAQVPSVIEAIGTLAVVAGVALRSRDDAGPVAEPPG, from the coding sequence ATGTATGCCGGTGCGGCCATCGCCGTCGACCTCTTCGGGCACGCCACGCCCGCCGGGGTTGCGTGGCTGCGCTGTCTCGGGGCGGCCGTCGTGCTGCTGCTGTGGCGGCGGCCGCCGAAAGCTGCCTGGCAGGGCAAACGGCTGCTGCTCGCGGGCGCTTTCGGGGTCGTCACCGCGGGGATGAACGTGGTCTTTTACGAGGCCATCGCGCGGTTGCCGCTGGGCACGGTCGTCGCGCTGGAGTTCGCCGGTCCGGTCGTCGTGGCTGCGATCGGGTCACGGACCCGGCGCGATTTGATCGCGCTGGTCCTGGTGGCGGTCGGCGTGGTCGCGATCGCGGACGTGCGGATCGCGGGCAGTCCGCTCGGCGTCGTGTTCGCGCTGGCCGCGGCGGCGGCTTGGGCGGGGTACATCGTGCTCGGCAAGCGGGTCGCGATCGGCGGGGACGGGCTGGATTCGCTGGCGGTCGGGTTCGTGGTGGCGACCGTCGTGCTGTCGCCGCTCGCGCTGGGCACCGGCGAAGTGTGGGGTTCGCCACGCATGCTGCTGCTCGGCATCGGCGTCGGCGTGCTGTCGACCGTTGTGCCGTACGCGCTCGACCAAGTGGTCCTGCGCCGGCTCGGGCAGGCGCGGTTCGCGGTGCTGCTGGCATTGCTGCCGGTGACGGCGGGCGTCGTCGGGTTCGTGGTGCTCGCGCAGGTGCCGAGCGTCATCGAGGCGATCGGGACGCTCGCCGTCGTCGCCGGGGTGGCGTTGCGCAGCCGGGACGACGCCGGGCCGGTCGCTGAGCCGCCCGGGTGA